A genomic stretch from Gallus gallus isolate bGalGal1 chromosome 13, bGalGal1.mat.broiler.GRCg7b, whole genome shotgun sequence includes:
- the PHYKPL gene encoding 5-phosphohydroxy-L-lysine phospho-lyase isoform X1, whose translation MRRAQRSRQETLTLRRQLIGSSCKLFYPNDPLKIVKARGQYMYDENGRQYLDCINNVAHVGHCHPDVVKAAHEQNQLLNTNSRYLHDNLTDYAERLSEKLPEKLCTFYFLNSGSEANDLALRMARQFTKHEDVIVLDHAYHGHLTSLIDISPYKFRNLEGQKEWVHVAPVPDTYRGLYREDHEDPATAYATEVKNIIERAHKKGREIAAFFAESLPSVGGQIIPPEGYFQKVAEHVHKAGGVFVADEIQVGFGRVGKHFWAFQLQGEEFIPDIVTMGKPIGNGHPIACVATTKEIAEAFAATGVEYFNTFGGNPVSCAIGLAVLDVIEKEQLQIHATEVGNFLMKLLTEQKVKHPIIGDVRGSGLFIGVDLIKDQAKRTPATEEAEYLITRLKEEYILLSTDGPGRNVLKFKPPMCFTMEDAKFVVDTIDKLLTDMEKEHMNQEKTSTGST comes from the exons ATGAGGCGAGCGCAGCGCTCTCGCCAGGAGACCCTGACCCTGCGGCGGCAGCTCATCGG CTCTTCTTGCAAGCTGTTTTATCCTAATGATCCACTGAAGATTGTAAAGGCGAGAGGCCAGTACATGTACGATGAGAATGGAAGGCAATACCTTGACTGCATAAACAACGTTGCTCATG TTGGACATTGTCACCCCGATGTAGTAAAAGCAGCCCACGAGCAAAACCAATTGCTAAATACAAATTCTCGTTATCTTCATGACAATTTGACTGATTATGCAGAGAGACTTTCAGAAAAGCTACCTGAGAAGTTGTGCACCTTTTATTTCTTGAATTCTGG atCTGAGGCTAATGATCTTGCCCTAAGAATGGCACGGCAGTTTACAAAGCACGAGGATGTCATAGTTCTAGACCA TGCTTACCATGGACATCTGACATCCTTGATTGACATAAGCCCATATAAATTCAGAAATCTAGAAGGACAAAAGGAATGGGTCCACGTG GCTCCTGTTCCAGACACATACAGAGGTCTATACAGAGAGGACCATGAAGATCCAGCAACAGCCTATGCCACCgaagtgaaaaatattattgAGCGAGCACATAAGAAAGGCAGAGAG ATTGCTGCGTTTTTTGCTGAATCTCTGCCAAGCGTCGGTGGTCAGATCATCCCACCAGAAGGCTATTTTCAGAAAGTAGCAGA GCATGTGCACAAGGCAGGAGGTGTGTTTGTTGCTGATGAAATTCAAGTTGGCTTTGGCAGGGTTGGCAAGCACTTTTGGGCATttcagctgcagggagaagagtTTATACCTGACATAGTCACTATGGGGAAACCCATAGGTAATGGGCACCCTATTGCCTGTgtagcaacaacaaaagaaattgCAGAAGCATTTGCAGCCACAGGAGTAGAATATTTCAACACA TTTGGAGGAAACCCTGTTTCGTGTGCCATTGGATTAGCTGTTTTAGATGTGATAGAGAAGGAACAGCTTCAGATTCATGCCACAGAAGTTGGTAACTTCTTGATGAAGCTACTCACGGAGCAAAAAGTCAAGCACCCCATCATTGGTGATGTCAG aggTTCTGGCTTATTCATTGGAGTGGACTTAATTAAAGATCAAGCCAAAAGGACCCCAGCCACAGAAGAAGCAGAGTATTTAATAACAAG GCTTAAGGAAGAATATATTCTCCTGAGTACAGATGGGCCAGGAAGAAATGTACTTAAATTCAAGCCCCCAATGTGTTTCACTATGGAGGATGCAAAATTTGTAGTGGACACCATAGACAAGCTTTTAACAG ATATGGAAAAAGAACATATGAACCAGGAGAAAACATCCACTGGCTCAACCTAA
- the HNRNPAB gene encoding heterogeneous nuclear ribonucleoprotein A/B isoform 2 (isoform 2 is encoded by transcript variant 2), whose amino-acid sequence MSEAEQQLAAAAGATQNGHEAAESSGEQQQADTGGAPAASAGAATAAAATAGTAAAAGAGPAAGTAGVAASQNGAEGDQINASKNEEDAGKMFVGGLSWDTSKKDLKDYFTKFGEVTDCTIKMDPNTGRSRGFGFILFKEPGSVEKVLEQKEHRLDGRLIDPKKAMAMKKDPVKKIFVGGLNPEATEEKIREYFGEFGEIEAIELPMDPKTNKRRGFVFITFKEEDPVKKVLEKKFHNVSGSKCEIKVAQPKEVYQQQQFSSGGGRGSYGGRGRGGRGGGQGSANYGKTPRRGGHQNNYKPY is encoded by the exons ATGTCCGAAGCGGAGCAGCAGTTGGCGGCCGCCGCCGGCGCCACCCAGAATGGACACGAAGCGGCTGAGAGCTccggggagcagcagcaggccgACACCGGCGGGGCCCCGGCGGCTTCGGCGGGCGCGGCGACAGCGGCGGCAGCGACAGCGGgaacggcggcggcggcgggagccgGCCCTGCGGCGGGGACGGCGGGGGTGGCCGCCAGCCAGAACGGGGCCGAAGGCGACCAGATCAACGCCAGCAAGAACGAGGAGGACGCGGG GAAAATGTTTGTTGGTGGCCTCAGTTGGGATACAAGCAAAAAAGACTTGAAAGACTACTTCACCAAGTTTGGTGAGGTAACTGACTGTACGATAAAGATGGACCCTAACACGGGAAGATCCAGAGGCTTTGGATTTATACTCTTCAAAGAACCTGGGAGTGTTGAAAAG GTtctggaacagaaagaacacaggCTAGATGGACGACTAATTGACCCCAAGAAGGCCATGGCAATGAAAAAGGATccagtgaagaaaatatttgttggtGGACTTAACCCCGAAgccacagaagagaaaatcagGGAATACTTTGGCGAGTTTGGAGAG ATTGAAGCAATTGAACTTCCAATGGATCCAAAGACCAACAAAAGGAGGGGGTTTGTGTTCATCACTTTCAAGGAAGAAGATCCAGTGAAGAaagttttggagaagaaattccATAACGTCAGTGGAAGCAAG TGCGAGATAAAGGTAGCACAGCCAAAAGAAGTATACCAGCAGCAACAGTTCAGTAGTGGTGGAGGAAGAGGTAGCTATggaggaagaggcagaggtGGAAGAGGCGGTG GTCAAGGCAGTGCAAATTATGGGAAGACACCAAGGCGTGGTGGCCATCAGAATAACTACAAGCCATATTGA
- the PHYKPL gene encoding 5-phosphohydroxy-L-lysine phospho-lyase isoform X2: MYDENGRQYLDCINNVAHVGHCHPDVVKAAHEQNQLLNTNSRYLHDNLTDYAERLSEKLPEKLCTFYFLNSGSEANDLALRMARQFTKHEDVIVLDHAYHGHLTSLIDISPYKFRNLEGQKEWVHVAPVPDTYRGLYREDHEDPATAYATEVKNIIERAHKKGREIAAFFAESLPSVGGQIIPPEGYFQKVAEHVHKAGGVFVADEIQVGFGRVGKHFWAFQLQGEEFIPDIVTMGKPIGNGHPIACVATTKEIAEAFAATGVEYFNTFGGNPVSCAIGLAVLDVIEKEQLQIHATEVGNFLMKLLTEQKVKHPIIGDVRGSGLFIGVDLIKDQAKRTPATEEAEYLITRLKEEYILLSTDGPGRNVLKFKPPMCFTMEDAKFVVDTIDKLLTDMEKEHMNQEKTSTGST, from the exons ATGTACGATGAGAATGGAAGGCAATACCTTGACTGCATAAACAACGTTGCTCATG TTGGACATTGTCACCCCGATGTAGTAAAAGCAGCCCACGAGCAAAACCAATTGCTAAATACAAATTCTCGTTATCTTCATGACAATTTGACTGATTATGCAGAGAGACTTTCAGAAAAGCTACCTGAGAAGTTGTGCACCTTTTATTTCTTGAATTCTGG atCTGAGGCTAATGATCTTGCCCTAAGAATGGCACGGCAGTTTACAAAGCACGAGGATGTCATAGTTCTAGACCA TGCTTACCATGGACATCTGACATCCTTGATTGACATAAGCCCATATAAATTCAGAAATCTAGAAGGACAAAAGGAATGGGTCCACGTG GCTCCTGTTCCAGACACATACAGAGGTCTATACAGAGAGGACCATGAAGATCCAGCAACAGCCTATGCCACCgaagtgaaaaatattattgAGCGAGCACATAAGAAAGGCAGAGAG ATTGCTGCGTTTTTTGCTGAATCTCTGCCAAGCGTCGGTGGTCAGATCATCCCACCAGAAGGCTATTTTCAGAAAGTAGCAGA GCATGTGCACAAGGCAGGAGGTGTGTTTGTTGCTGATGAAATTCAAGTTGGCTTTGGCAGGGTTGGCAAGCACTTTTGGGCATttcagctgcagggagaagagtTTATACCTGACATAGTCACTATGGGGAAACCCATAGGTAATGGGCACCCTATTGCCTGTgtagcaacaacaaaagaaattgCAGAAGCATTTGCAGCCACAGGAGTAGAATATTTCAACACA TTTGGAGGAAACCCTGTTTCGTGTGCCATTGGATTAGCTGTTTTAGATGTGATAGAGAAGGAACAGCTTCAGATTCATGCCACAGAAGTTGGTAACTTCTTGATGAAGCTACTCACGGAGCAAAAAGTCAAGCACCCCATCATTGGTGATGTCAG aggTTCTGGCTTATTCATTGGAGTGGACTTAATTAAAGATCAAGCCAAAAGGACCCCAGCCACAGAAGAAGCAGAGTATTTAATAACAAG GCTTAAGGAAGAATATATTCTCCTGAGTACAGATGGGCCAGGAAGAAATGTACTTAAATTCAAGCCCCCAATGTGTTTCACTATGGAGGATGCAAAATTTGTAGTGGACACCATAGACAAGCTTTTAACAG ATATGGAAAAAGAACATATGAACCAGGAGAAAACATCCACTGGCTCAACCTAA
- the NME5 gene encoding nucleoside diphosphate kinase homolog 5 (The RefSeq protein has 1 frameshift compared to this genomic sequence), which produces MQMLMPEPQIFVEKTLALIKPDVVAKEEEIEDLILRSGFMIVQKRKLQLSPEQCSIFYADQYGKMFFPNLAAYMSSGPSVAMILARHRAVSYWKELLGPSNSIKARMTHPHSLRAIYGTDDLRNGLHGSLSTSSAEREIRFMFPEVISEPIPAGQRARDYLNLHVNPTLLAGLTALCKEKPADPMTWLADWLMEHNPNKPRLQHHVTEEDQE; this is translated from the exons ATGCAGATGCTAATGCCAGAACCTCAGATTTTTGTAGAAAAAACACTGGCTCTCATCAAACCTGATGTTGTAGCTAAGGAGGAAGAGATAGAGGATCTCATCCTCAGATCTGGATTCATGATTGTTCAG aaACGGAAGCTCCAGTTAAGCCCAGAGCAATGTAGCATCTTTTATGCAGACCAgtatggaaaaatgtttttt cctaatctagCAGCCTATATGAGCTCTGGACCTTCAGTTGCCATGATTCTTGCTAGGCATCGTGCAGTCTCATACTGGAAGGAATTGCTTGGACCATCAAACAGCATAAAAGCTAGGATGACTCACCCTCACAG TTTAAGAGCAATCTATGGGACTGATGATCTGAGGAATGGACTTCATGGCAGTCTCAGCACTTCCtcagcagaaagagaaattcGATTCATGTTTCCAGAAG TGATCTCGGAGCCAATTCCAGCTGGACAAAGAGCTAGAGATTATTTGAATCTTCATGTAAATCCTACATTACTAGCTGGGCTCACGGCACTTTGTAAAGAGAAGCCAGCAGATCCAATG ACATGGCTTGCTGACTGGCTGATGGAACACAACCCTAACAAACCTAGGTTACAACATCACGTCACTGAAGAAGACCAGGAGTAA
- the HNRNPAB gene encoding heterogeneous nuclear ribonucleoprotein A/B isoform X1, with amino-acid sequence MSEAEQQLAAAAGATQNGHEAAESSGEQQQADTGGAPAASAGAATAAAATAGTAAAAGAGPAAGTAGVAASQNGAEGDQINASKNEEDAGKMFVGGLSWDTSKKDLKDYFTKFGEVTDCTIKMDPNTGRSRGFGFILFKEPGSVEKVLEQKEHRLDGRLIDPKKAMAMKKDPVKKIFVGGLNPEATEEKIREYFGEFGEIEAIELPMDPKTNKRRGFVFITFKEEDPVKKVLEKKFHNVSGSKCEIKVAQPKEVYQQQQFSSGGGRGSYGGRGRGGRGGAQSQNWNQGYGNYWNQGYGNQGYGYQQGYGGYGGYDYSGYGYYGYGPGYDYSQGSANYGKTPRRGGHQNNYKPY; translated from the exons ATGTCCGAAGCGGAGCAGCAGTTGGCGGCCGCCGCCGGCGCCACCCAGAATGGACACGAAGCGGCTGAGAGCTccggggagcagcagcaggccgACACCGGCGGGGCCCCGGCGGCTTCGGCGGGCGCGGCGACAGCGGCGGCAGCGACAGCGGgaacggcggcggcggcgggagccgGCCCTGCGGCGGGGACGGCGGGGGTGGCCGCCAGCCAGAACGGGGCCGAAGGCGACCAGATCAACGCCAGCAAGAACGAGGAGGACGCGGG GAAAATGTTTGTTGGTGGCCTCAGTTGGGATACAAGCAAAAAAGACTTGAAAGACTACTTCACCAAGTTTGGTGAGGTAACTGACTGTACGATAAAGATGGACCCTAACACGGGAAGATCCAGAGGCTTTGGATTTATACTCTTCAAAGAACCTGGGAGTGTTGAAAAG GTtctggaacagaaagaacacaggCTAGATGGACGACTAATTGACCCCAAGAAGGCCATGGCAATGAAAAAGGATccagtgaagaaaatatttgttggtGGACTTAACCCCGAAgccacagaagagaaaatcagGGAATACTTTGGCGAGTTTGGAGAG ATTGAAGCAATTGAACTTCCAATGGATCCAAAGACCAACAAAAGGAGGGGGTTTGTGTTCATCACTTTCAAGGAAGAAGATCCAGTGAAGAaagttttggagaagaaattccATAACGTCAGTGGAAGCAAG TGCGAGATAAAGGTAGCACAGCCAAAAGAAGTATACCAGCAGCAACAGTTCAGTAGTGGTGGAGGAAGAGGTAGCTATggaggaagaggcagaggtGGAAGAGGCGGTG CTCAAAGTCAAAATTGGAATCAAGGTTATGGCAATTACTGGAACCAGGGTTATGGGAATCAAGGATACGGCTATCAGCAAGGTTATGGTGGCTATGGAGGCTATGATTATTCAGGATATGGGTATTATGGATATGGACCAGGCTATGATTACA GTCAAGGCAGTGCAAATTATGGGAAGACACCAAGGCGTGGTGGCCATCAGAATAACTACAAGCCATATTGA